One genomic region from Pararge aegeria chromosome 14, ilParAegt1.1, whole genome shotgun sequence encodes:
- the LOC120629175 gene encoding brain-specific angiogenesis inhibitor 1-associated protein 2 isoform X4 produces the protein METEELTKLVDGIYKNILDKFNPGARQMIMAGKAYLKALHGAAAASRLYVDAVGKLGRQAQQGTWGGCADIGTALMKVVEVYREIQDQQMNILKAFYVDLLVPLETNLEKDTKVVQSEQKRFLQQHKLRSESYSKAAATIKKQRKKKTNVTKVGSAMDKEMKSMQILEEEKTKLDAFCEQSLKNAMTQERRRYGFVLERQCSLAKHWLAYHSAGASAYNVGLEEWLEVSRTREFLPSNVEAMFVSRMRQVSFWADEDVYASPRNGDDDDRASVGSALRKTRSVDASCLDVRSIADLGSPTHGLSRAKSDLNLQASLHSAEQDTDMRTKTRPSSIAPPTSTSRDPPLARALYAYAAAGDNQLSFQQGDILALLGDRTKGWQYGENLRTHSAGWFPLAYTEQIITEDTGFHSRPRRNPSGNSPARWSIAQTPSETPPPAPMAHTQVSSSAAHSHPPARMFGDTVTAHHMAKGRLANSSPGLPPTLPAPSPSALSTSASANFHPTPIAAASGAIKNSTSAASFTTHAVIETRTFGPQTLPMRSQVAQKTGPAKTVVSAVGAVGNVSLHSSNDSGFSNEPPPQPDIDYSDEEAQRLRVPIRPQQFATVKLRKALTNDRSSPAIE, from the exons GTGCGGCAGCCGCTTCTCGCTTGTACGTCGATGCAGTGGGGAAACTCGGACGGCAGGCTCAGCAGGGGACTTGGGGAGGATGCGCCGACattg GTACTGCTCTTATGAAGGTTGTGGAGGTGTATCGGGAAATTCAAGATCAACAGATGAACATC CTGAAGGCGTTCTACGTGGATTTACTCGTCCCCCTAGAGACCAATCTTGAGAAAGATACGAAAGTTGTACAG TCTGAACAAAAAAGGTTTTTGCAACAACATAAACTGCGTTCTGAAAGCTACAGCAAGGCCGCAGCTACCATCAAGAAGCAAAGAAAAAAGAAGACCAATGTCACAAAAGTCGGTTCAGCCATGGATAAAGAGATGAAG aGCATGCAGATATTGGAAGAGGAGAAAACTAAATTGGACGCTTTCTGCGAGCAAAGCTTGaagaat GCAATGACACAAGAGCGAAGGCGATACGGGTTTGTACTGGAACGCCAGTGTTCCCTAGCGAAACACTGGCTAGCGTATCATTCAGCTGGTGCATCGGCATACAATGTCGGTTTGGAAGAATGGCTCGAAGTATCAAGGACCCGGGAGTTCTTGCCGTCCAATGTTGAGGCCATGTTTGTCAGTAGAATGAGG CAAGTATCATTCTGGGCCGATGAGGACGTATATGCCAGTCCTCGCaatggtgatgacgatgatcgTGCTTCAGTTGGATCGGCGTTGCGTAAAACAAGATCAGTCGACGCCTCCTGCCTTGATGTCAGGTCTATTGCAGACCTCGGATCACCAACACATGGTTTGTCTAGAGCCAAATCAGACCTGAATTTACAAGCTAGTCTCCATAGTGCAGAACAAg ATACAGATATGCGTACAAAGACTCGACCTTCATCAATCGCTCCACCAACATCTACATCGCGTGATCCACCATTGGCCCGTGCATTGTATGCGTATGCAGCGGCCGGCGACAACCAACTCAGTTTCCAACAAGGCGACATACTCGCCCTATTGGGTGATAGAACGAAAGGCTGGCAGTATGGAGAGAACTTGCGGACACACAGCGCTGGATGGTTCCCATTGGCTTACACTGAACAAATTATTACTGAGGATACAGG ATTTCATTCTCGACCCCGGAGAAATCCAAG TGGAAACTCACCAGCTCGTTGGAGTATCGCGCAAACTCCAAGCGAGACACCACCACCAGCACCAATGGCCCACACACAAGTATCGTCATCAGCTGCACATTCCCACCCACCTGCACGCATGTTTGGGGACACTGTTACAGCTCATCACATGGCCAAG GGTCGTCTTGCAAACAGTTCACCTGGGTTACCTCCAACTTTGCCAGCACCGTCTCCAAGTGCTCTGAGCACTTCAGCGAGCGCTAACTTCCATCCTACGCCAATCGCTGCAGCTTCAGGCGCTATCAAGAATTCTACATCAGCTGCCAGTTTTACTACACATGCTGTCATAGAAACTAGAACTTTTGGTCCTCAAACTCTGCCTATGAGATCACAG gtcGCTCAAAAAACAGGTCCTGCAAAGACAGTGGTCTCAGCCGTGGGTGCTGTAGGCAACGTCTCGTTACACAGTTCAAATGACTCAGGATTTTCGAACGAACCTCCTCCACAACCTGATATCGACTATAGTGATGAAGAGGCACAACGACTCCGTGTCCCAATCAG GCCGCAACAATTCGCCACGGTGAAACTAAGAAAAGCATTGACGAATGATCGCTCGTCGCCCGCTATCGagtaa
- the LOC120629175 gene encoding uncharacterized protein LOC120629175 isoform X1 produces METEELTKLVDGIYKNILDKFNPGARQMIMAGKAYLKALHGAAAASRLYVDAVGKLGRQAQQGTWGGCADIGTALMKVVEVYREIQDQQMNILKAFYVDLLVPLETNLEKDTKVVQSEQKRFLQQHKLRSESYSKAAATIKKQRKKKTNVTKVGSAMDKEMKSMQILEEEKTKLDAFCEQSLKNAMTQERRRYGFVLERQCSLAKHWLAYHSAGASAYNVGLEEWLEVSRTREFLPSNVEAMFVSRMRQVSFWADEDVYASPRNGDDDDRASVGSALRKTRSVDASCLDVRSIADLGSPTHGLSRAKSDLNLQASLHSAEQDTDMRTKTRPSSIAPPTSTSRDPPLARALYAYAAAGDNQLSFQQGDILALLGDRTKGWQYGENLRTHSAGWFPLAYTEQIITEDTGFHSRPRRNPSGNSPARWSIAQTPSETPPPAPMAHTQVSSSAAHSHPPARMFGDTVTAHHMAKGRLANSSPGLPPTLPAPSPSALSTSASANFHPTPIAAASGAIKNSTSAASFTTHAVIETRTFGPQTLPMRSQVAQKTGPAKTVVSAVGAVGNVSLHSSNDSGFSNEPPPQPDIDYSDEEAQRLRVPISKSAQQNLERKAYLLKTQSLKRGPRPNNTNNGYLTDDQQLLLRNMLDMDKDSQKIKRTKSFWKFGRTTSEEIMEGMSLWQHRDIVDTVPEYKKKLFVKLKKELRPAPDVPESKKQNGQDKSPTAENVPVRPQETIDRKDIKVNNGMRQARSLGSIQHEERAEKEKKGQMNYHHNQMINKKSFSEKSIAEEKQDEFIPRNESRHSDLTNSSTIKTNFENSFYNDENGDGFVMKTVKRREILQRYDNESNSDNNSVASSTDPYDCIIVDDHMTPKNQQELDRRRQAQHIDNEVKNNKENAYMPEFEEIEVTPIKPHVRATMSTEKLKKSSHERSPPKVMEFKTFKDTSKEIKAFSASSETLKYQDGDQPTDRYGIPIERNNNDIRNEDAYNENDEGTLKYKKRQSEEKLRKHNFENGNSKEYPQAELRNQKKEKRSYESNEPRIDYSLDRRHSRKDFTDTKNRENKSRNKINRSYDDSTLPHSGRREERYYESNISYFSDQERRSSRYDYETDSKKAEKSKIKQEEARLEARRFMDQRNEAPYSESDDQKFNEALKQQRPQLLPRTKLLKRNVDGTELPEEGHTFGPWYDLWGRETAMYK; encoded by the exons GTGCGGCAGCCGCTTCTCGCTTGTACGTCGATGCAGTGGGGAAACTCGGACGGCAGGCTCAGCAGGGGACTTGGGGAGGATGCGCCGACattg GTACTGCTCTTATGAAGGTTGTGGAGGTGTATCGGGAAATTCAAGATCAACAGATGAACATC CTGAAGGCGTTCTACGTGGATTTACTCGTCCCCCTAGAGACCAATCTTGAGAAAGATACGAAAGTTGTACAG TCTGAACAAAAAAGGTTTTTGCAACAACATAAACTGCGTTCTGAAAGCTACAGCAAGGCCGCAGCTACCATCAAGAAGCAAAGAAAAAAGAAGACCAATGTCACAAAAGTCGGTTCAGCCATGGATAAAGAGATGAAG aGCATGCAGATATTGGAAGAGGAGAAAACTAAATTGGACGCTTTCTGCGAGCAAAGCTTGaagaat GCAATGACACAAGAGCGAAGGCGATACGGGTTTGTACTGGAACGCCAGTGTTCCCTAGCGAAACACTGGCTAGCGTATCATTCAGCTGGTGCATCGGCATACAATGTCGGTTTGGAAGAATGGCTCGAAGTATCAAGGACCCGGGAGTTCTTGCCGTCCAATGTTGAGGCCATGTTTGTCAGTAGAATGAGG CAAGTATCATTCTGGGCCGATGAGGACGTATATGCCAGTCCTCGCaatggtgatgacgatgatcgTGCTTCAGTTGGATCGGCGTTGCGTAAAACAAGATCAGTCGACGCCTCCTGCCTTGATGTCAGGTCTATTGCAGACCTCGGATCACCAACACATGGTTTGTCTAGAGCCAAATCAGACCTGAATTTACAAGCTAGTCTCCATAGTGCAGAACAAg ATACAGATATGCGTACAAAGACTCGACCTTCATCAATCGCTCCACCAACATCTACATCGCGTGATCCACCATTGGCCCGTGCATTGTATGCGTATGCAGCGGCCGGCGACAACCAACTCAGTTTCCAACAAGGCGACATACTCGCCCTATTGGGTGATAGAACGAAAGGCTGGCAGTATGGAGAGAACTTGCGGACACACAGCGCTGGATGGTTCCCATTGGCTTACACTGAACAAATTATTACTGAGGATACAGG ATTTCATTCTCGACCCCGGAGAAATCCAAG TGGAAACTCACCAGCTCGTTGGAGTATCGCGCAAACTCCAAGCGAGACACCACCACCAGCACCAATGGCCCACACACAAGTATCGTCATCAGCTGCACATTCCCACCCACCTGCACGCATGTTTGGGGACACTGTTACAGCTCATCACATGGCCAAG GGTCGTCTTGCAAACAGTTCACCTGGGTTACCTCCAACTTTGCCAGCACCGTCTCCAAGTGCTCTGAGCACTTCAGCGAGCGCTAACTTCCATCCTACGCCAATCGCTGCAGCTTCAGGCGCTATCAAGAATTCTACATCAGCTGCCAGTTTTACTACACATGCTGTCATAGAAACTAGAACTTTTGGTCCTCAAACTCTGCCTATGAGATCACAG gtcGCTCAAAAAACAGGTCCTGCAAAGACAGTGGTCTCAGCCGTGGGTGCTGTAGGCAACGTCTCGTTACACAGTTCAAATGACTCAGGATTTTCGAACGAACCTCCTCCACAACCTGATATCGACTATAGTGATGAAGAGGCACAACGACTCCGTGTCCCAATCAG taaatctGCTCAACAAAACTTGGAACGCAAAGCCTATCTGTTAAAAACACAAAGCTTGAAACGTGGTCCAAGGCCAAATAACACAAATAATGGATACCTGACAGATGATCAACAATTGCTTCTGCGCAATATGTTAGATATGGATAAAGAttctcaaaaaataaaaagaaccaAATCATTTTGGAAGTTTGGCCGTACAACATCCGAAGAAATTATGGAAGGTATGTCTCTTTGGCAACATAGGGACATTGTGGATACTGTACCagaatataagaaaaaattatttgtGAAATTGAAGAAAGAATTACGACCAGCTCCAGATGTACCAGAGTCAAAAAAGCAAAACGGACAGGATAAATCCCCGACAGCAGAAAACGTCCCGGTGCGACCACAAGAAACAATAGATAGAAAAGACATTAAAGTTAATAACGGAATGCGACAGGCTAGAAGTTTAGGCTCTATTCAGCATGAAGAACGGGCTGAAAAGGAGAAGAAAGGGCAAATGAATTACCATCATAatcaaatgataaataaaaaaagcttttctgAGAAATCTATTGCAGAAGAAAAGCAGGATGAATTTATACCACGTAATGAATCTCGACATTCTGACTTAACTAACAGCAGtactattaaaacaaactttgaaaaCAGTTTCTACAATGATGAAAATGGTGATGGATTTGTGATGAAAACTGTAAAGCGACGAGAAATCTTGCAACGATATGATAACGAAAGTAATTCTGATAACAATTCTGTAGCTTCCAGTACAGATCCTTATGATTGTATTATTGTCGATGACCATATGACTCCAAAAAATCAACAAGAGCTTGATCGACGTCGCCAAGCACAACATATAGATAACGAAGtgaaaaacaataaagaaaatgcATATATGCCTGAATTTGAAGAAATTGAAGTGACACCCATAAAACCGCACGTAAGAGCAACTATGTCAacagaaaagttaaaaaaatcttcaCATGAACGATCCCCACCTAAAGTTAtggaatttaaaacttttaaggatacatcaaaagaaataaaagcCTTTTCCGCATCTTCTGAAACACTTAAATATCAAGACGGTGACCAGCCAACTGATAGATATGGTATTCCCATTGAGCGAAACAATAACGATATAAGGAATGAGGATGCATACAATGAAAACGATGAGGGTACTTTAAAATACAAGAAAAGGCAAAGTGAAGAAAAACTACGAAAACATAATTTCGAAAATGGAAATAGTAAAGAATATCCACAAGCTGAACTGAGAAATCAAAAAAAAGAGAAACGATCTTACGAATCAAATGAACCAAGAATAGATTATTCGTTGGATAGACGACATAGCAGAAAAGATTTCACAGATACCAAGAACCGTGAAAACAAATCAAGAAATAAGATTAACCGGAGTTATGATGATAGCACCCTACCGCATAGTGGCAGACGAGAAGAAAGGTACTACGAGTCAAACATATCGTACTTTAGTGATCAAGAGAGGCGCTCATCACGATATGATTATGAAACAGATTCTAAGAAAGCAGAGAAATCAAAGATTAAACAAGAAGAAGCTCGACTAGAGGCAAGGCGTTTTATGGACCAGCGAAACGAAGCGCCTTACAGTGAATCTGATGATCAGAAATTCAATGAAGCATTAAAACAACAAAGACCACAGCTATTGCCTCGtacaaaattattgaaaaggAATGTAGATGGAACTGAACTACCCGAAGAAGGTCACACATTTGGGCCTTGGTACGATTTGTGGGGTCGGGAAACTGCCATGTACAAGTAG
- the LOC120629175 gene encoding uncharacterized protein LOC120629175 isoform X3: METEELTKLVDGIYKNILDKFNPGARQMIMAGKAYLKALHGAAAASRLYVDAVGKLGRQAQQGTWGGCADIGTALMKVVEVYREIQDQQMNILKAFYVDLLVPLETNLEKDTKVVQSEQKRFLQQHKLRSESYSKAAATIKKQRKKKTNVTKVGSAMDKEMKSMQILEEEKTKLDAFCEQSLKNAMTQERRRYGFVLERQCSLAKHWLAYHSAGASAYNVGLEEWLEVSRTREFLPSNVEAMFVSRMRQVSFWADEDVYASPRNGDDDDRASVGSALRKTRSVDASCLDVRSIADLGSPTHDTDMRTKTRPSSIAPPTSTSRDPPLARALYAYAAAGDNQLSFQQGDILALLGDRTKGWQYGENLRTHSAGWFPLAYTEQIITEDTGFHSRPRRNPSGNSPARWSIAQTPSETPPPAPMAHTQVSSSAAHSHPPARMFGDTVTAHHMAKGRLANSSPGLPPTLPAPSPSALSTSASANFHPTPIAAASGAIKNSTSAASFTTHAVIETRTFGPQTLPMRSQVAQKTGPAKTVVSAVGAVGNVSLHSSNDSGFSNEPPPQPDIDYSDEEAQRLRVPISKSAQQNLERKAYLLKTQSLKRGPRPNNTNNGYLTDDQQLLLRNMLDMDKDSQKIKRTKSFWKFGRTTSEEIMEGMSLWQHRDIVDTVPEYKKKLFVKLKKELRPAPDVPESKKQNGQDKSPTAENVPVRPQETIDRKDIKVNNGMRQARSLGSIQHEERAEKEKKGQMNYHHNQMINKKSFSEKSIAEEKQDEFIPRNESRHSDLTNSSTIKTNFENSFYNDENGDGFVMKTVKRREILQRYDNESNSDNNSVASSTDPYDCIIVDDHMTPKNQQELDRRRQAQHIDNEVKNNKENAYMPEFEEIEVTPIKPHVRATMSTEKLKKSSHERSPPKVMEFKTFKDTSKEIKAFSASSETLKYQDGDQPTDRYGIPIERNNNDIRNEDAYNENDEGTLKYKKRQSEEKLRKHNFENGNSKEYPQAELRNQKKEKRSYESNEPRIDYSLDRRHSRKDFTDTKNRENKSRNKINRSYDDSTLPHSGRREERYYESNISYFSDQERRSSRYDYETDSKKAEKSKIKQEEARLEARRFMDQRNEAPYSESDDQKFNEALKQQRPQLLPRTKLLKRNVDGTELPEEGHTFGPWYDLWGRETAMYK; the protein is encoded by the exons GTGCGGCAGCCGCTTCTCGCTTGTACGTCGATGCAGTGGGGAAACTCGGACGGCAGGCTCAGCAGGGGACTTGGGGAGGATGCGCCGACattg GTACTGCTCTTATGAAGGTTGTGGAGGTGTATCGGGAAATTCAAGATCAACAGATGAACATC CTGAAGGCGTTCTACGTGGATTTACTCGTCCCCCTAGAGACCAATCTTGAGAAAGATACGAAAGTTGTACAG TCTGAACAAAAAAGGTTTTTGCAACAACATAAACTGCGTTCTGAAAGCTACAGCAAGGCCGCAGCTACCATCAAGAAGCAAAGAAAAAAGAAGACCAATGTCACAAAAGTCGGTTCAGCCATGGATAAAGAGATGAAG aGCATGCAGATATTGGAAGAGGAGAAAACTAAATTGGACGCTTTCTGCGAGCAAAGCTTGaagaat GCAATGACACAAGAGCGAAGGCGATACGGGTTTGTACTGGAACGCCAGTGTTCCCTAGCGAAACACTGGCTAGCGTATCATTCAGCTGGTGCATCGGCATACAATGTCGGTTTGGAAGAATGGCTCGAAGTATCAAGGACCCGGGAGTTCTTGCCGTCCAATGTTGAGGCCATGTTTGTCAGTAGAATGAGG CAAGTATCATTCTGGGCCGATGAGGACGTATATGCCAGTCCTCGCaatggtgatgacgatgatcgTGCTTCAGTTGGATCGGCGTTGCGTAAAACAAGATCAGTCGACGCCTCCTGCCTTGATGTCAGGTCTATTGCAGACCTCGGATCACCAACACATG ATACAGATATGCGTACAAAGACTCGACCTTCATCAATCGCTCCACCAACATCTACATCGCGTGATCCACCATTGGCCCGTGCATTGTATGCGTATGCAGCGGCCGGCGACAACCAACTCAGTTTCCAACAAGGCGACATACTCGCCCTATTGGGTGATAGAACGAAAGGCTGGCAGTATGGAGAGAACTTGCGGACACACAGCGCTGGATGGTTCCCATTGGCTTACACTGAACAAATTATTACTGAGGATACAGG ATTTCATTCTCGACCCCGGAGAAATCCAAG TGGAAACTCACCAGCTCGTTGGAGTATCGCGCAAACTCCAAGCGAGACACCACCACCAGCACCAATGGCCCACACACAAGTATCGTCATCAGCTGCACATTCCCACCCACCTGCACGCATGTTTGGGGACACTGTTACAGCTCATCACATGGCCAAG GGTCGTCTTGCAAACAGTTCACCTGGGTTACCTCCAACTTTGCCAGCACCGTCTCCAAGTGCTCTGAGCACTTCAGCGAGCGCTAACTTCCATCCTACGCCAATCGCTGCAGCTTCAGGCGCTATCAAGAATTCTACATCAGCTGCCAGTTTTACTACACATGCTGTCATAGAAACTAGAACTTTTGGTCCTCAAACTCTGCCTATGAGATCACAG gtcGCTCAAAAAACAGGTCCTGCAAAGACAGTGGTCTCAGCCGTGGGTGCTGTAGGCAACGTCTCGTTACACAGTTCAAATGACTCAGGATTTTCGAACGAACCTCCTCCACAACCTGATATCGACTATAGTGATGAAGAGGCACAACGACTCCGTGTCCCAATCAG taaatctGCTCAACAAAACTTGGAACGCAAAGCCTATCTGTTAAAAACACAAAGCTTGAAACGTGGTCCAAGGCCAAATAACACAAATAATGGATACCTGACAGATGATCAACAATTGCTTCTGCGCAATATGTTAGATATGGATAAAGAttctcaaaaaataaaaagaaccaAATCATTTTGGAAGTTTGGCCGTACAACATCCGAAGAAATTATGGAAGGTATGTCTCTTTGGCAACATAGGGACATTGTGGATACTGTACCagaatataagaaaaaattatttgtGAAATTGAAGAAAGAATTACGACCAGCTCCAGATGTACCAGAGTCAAAAAAGCAAAACGGACAGGATAAATCCCCGACAGCAGAAAACGTCCCGGTGCGACCACAAGAAACAATAGATAGAAAAGACATTAAAGTTAATAACGGAATGCGACAGGCTAGAAGTTTAGGCTCTATTCAGCATGAAGAACGGGCTGAAAAGGAGAAGAAAGGGCAAATGAATTACCATCATAatcaaatgataaataaaaaaagcttttctgAGAAATCTATTGCAGAAGAAAAGCAGGATGAATTTATACCACGTAATGAATCTCGACATTCTGACTTAACTAACAGCAGtactattaaaacaaactttgaaaaCAGTTTCTACAATGATGAAAATGGTGATGGATTTGTGATGAAAACTGTAAAGCGACGAGAAATCTTGCAACGATATGATAACGAAAGTAATTCTGATAACAATTCTGTAGCTTCCAGTACAGATCCTTATGATTGTATTATTGTCGATGACCATATGACTCCAAAAAATCAACAAGAGCTTGATCGACGTCGCCAAGCACAACATATAGATAACGAAGtgaaaaacaataaagaaaatgcATATATGCCTGAATTTGAAGAAATTGAAGTGACACCCATAAAACCGCACGTAAGAGCAACTATGTCAacagaaaagttaaaaaaatcttcaCATGAACGATCCCCACCTAAAGTTAtggaatttaaaacttttaaggatacatcaaaagaaataaaagcCTTTTCCGCATCTTCTGAAACACTTAAATATCAAGACGGTGACCAGCCAACTGATAGATATGGTATTCCCATTGAGCGAAACAATAACGATATAAGGAATGAGGATGCATACAATGAAAACGATGAGGGTACTTTAAAATACAAGAAAAGGCAAAGTGAAGAAAAACTACGAAAACATAATTTCGAAAATGGAAATAGTAAAGAATATCCACAAGCTGAACTGAGAAATCAAAAAAAAGAGAAACGATCTTACGAATCAAATGAACCAAGAATAGATTATTCGTTGGATAGACGACATAGCAGAAAAGATTTCACAGATACCAAGAACCGTGAAAACAAATCAAGAAATAAGATTAACCGGAGTTATGATGATAGCACCCTACCGCATAGTGGCAGACGAGAAGAAAGGTACTACGAGTCAAACATATCGTACTTTAGTGATCAAGAGAGGCGCTCATCACGATATGATTATGAAACAGATTCTAAGAAAGCAGAGAAATCAAAGATTAAACAAGAAGAAGCTCGACTAGAGGCAAGGCGTTTTATGGACCAGCGAAACGAAGCGCCTTACAGTGAATCTGATGATCAGAAATTCAATGAAGCATTAAAACAACAAAGACCACAGCTATTGCCTCGtacaaaattattgaaaaggAATGTAGATGGAACTGAACTACCCGAAGAAGGTCACACATTTGGGCCTTGGTACGATTTGTGGGGTCGGGAAACTGCCATGTACAAGTAG